The Lactuca sativa cultivar Salinas chromosome 2, Lsat_Salinas_v11, whole genome shotgun sequence genome includes the window TGGAGATGGGGGATGTAGTTTTCGCCCTCATGATTTCGCGATATTATATTTATGGGATTTTTACACCATTTagatggaccacaagagttttaggtacttgatggatcaaccaaaTCTGAACATTAGGTAACGTAGGTGGCTTGATGTAgtaaaggactatgattgtgagatactgCATCACAAcgggaaggccaatatggtggccgcTATGATGAGTCGCATGGTGAGTAGTTCACTTATTCGAGATCTATGTCTGCGAATGACAGTTGTTACTCCACTTTTGGAGCAGATCAAAAGGGCCCAGGTAGAGGCCATAAAGGAGGAGCATTAGAAGAATGAAAGAGTCATGGGTCAGatctcctcctttgattatgatagccgaggttTGTTGACTTTGCATAGGAGGATTTAGGTTCTTTATCTGGGTGGGTCGTGACAGActttggtggccttgcatgaagtgggatgtggcttggtatgtggagaggtgcttgacttgcagaaaAATAAAGGCCGAACATTAGAGGTCGCATGCCATTGGACACTACcatgtggataggttgacaaagagttcACATTTATTTCCTATCCAGGAGACTATCTCTGCGGAGAAGTTGGACGATATCTACATTCGTGAGGTGGTTGCGCATCATGAAGTACCGGTTTCAGTGATTTCGGATcgagatgttcgtttcacttccaggttttggaggaaatTTCTTGAGGATTTGGGTACTCAATTTCATTTCAGTACAATTTACCATCCCTtactgacggtcagagcgagcggactacATAGATCCTTGAGGATACGCTTCGGGCATGCctattggattttggtgggatttGGGATGCGTATCTTCCATTGGCCGAGTTCTCccacaacaacagttaccacaccagtatcaatcGACATCCATTTAAGATACTTTATAGGAGGAAGTGCCAGACCCCAATTtggtggggcgaggttgggcaacAAGTGATAGGGAGTATTGAGGTAGTACTTAAGACCACCAAGTTGATTTAGCAGGTGTATGGGAGGCTGCAAACCGCACAGAGTCGTCATAATAGTTATGCAGATCGGGGACGTTTCGACCTTGAGTATCGAGTCAGAGATTTTATGCTTCtgaaagtgtcaccttggaagggtgtcatcgaGTACCGGGCGGGCAATTAGATGTGCCCgttgaataagaagaagaaggtttctattgtattgattcaATAAGCAAGCATCATCATCGACCTCTTGAGCATTCTTTGGGCTCTTATAAATAATCAAGTTTCCATCTTTTGGTGTTCCTCTCTCTAGATCTAGGTTGTATGTTATATTTTGGTCCCTTTCATTTGGTTTGTATGGTTGGAAGAGATAAAGGTTGCTACTTTATGGTTCTCTAAGTCCCAAGAGTATTATATCTCATAGATCTTGGAAGTGGTGGTGATTTGGGAGCCTTGCATGAAATCTAATCCATATTGCATATTTTGACTTAGATTTGGGAAAAGACATGCATGGAGTATGCATATCcataaagtttacatttttaggGTTCATTAGGATCCCTAAAGTGCTTATAGAAGTTTTGGGTTGAAGATATCTtggattaagtacttaatggtCTAGTCCCATGCTTAAAGTTTCCTTGTTGGACTTTTAAATTTAGATCTAGACTTAAAGGGGTGTGTTAAGGGAGAAAGTTGGGAACTTTATCTATTAAGACCTTGGAAGGACCAgatttgagctttggagctcttaaaatcaaaagaaaataGATTAAGCTCGATTGAGTTGTTCAGACCAGTCCCCATGACATGATCttaggttgccacgacgtggcaacagGGGGTTCTCCGTCTGTTTTAGCATTTtgtgcccacgacgtggccaaggaagACCACAACGTGGTTATCAGGTGCAAATTTTACTTTGAGGCCCACCATATCTTCAATACTTCaaaaatgataataaattgtGGGTATAACAAGAGTTCCCTCCTAACCTCAAAGGGCATAGAAACTACAATGTTCAATACTTCTAGGAAAGAAAAGGATTATCCAATATAGGTTCTTTTTAAGGTATTGAAGGAAATTATTTCTAAAACACTATTCGTTTTTCCATCTCACACTTCCATTGTAAAAATTATCTGGCTCATATGTTGGTTcatattgaaaacatttaaagcacTTGAAAAAATAATTCTTAAAATTGGTTGTACTGAGAATGTTATTTAAGGTAACTATCACACTTCATCTTAACAGAGCTATTGAATGTAAAAAGATAAAATACAGAAAAAAACTAAACTAActagaaatatttttttttttgggtttttttaatgaatgcaaaaaatataaaaacagaaaataaaatatttttggattttcgaatTTTTTATATGCAAATGCAATACTATTAAATAAAAcgcaaaaagaaaattaaaatttgaaaaatttagcccaaaaataaaattattaaaacataaaaaatggcTGAAGGAAGGGTGTTTGGGGGGTGAACTCATGACCTCCGCCCCCTTAAATTATCAGCGTCTTAACCAATTGAGTTGAATGTTCACTTTGTTTATTCTTTCTTAAAActaacttatataataataaaatcgttaaaacataaataataaataaattacaaaaaacaattttttacataacttttttaaataaaacaaaatgaattttatcgaattatataaataaattattatatgtatttttatgtatttgttttacgtaaaatattttttgtatttaaaaTATACGTTTTGGAATAATAtattattagagtaaattactgaaatcgtccctatggtttagtcaaaattacatgtttgatccctaacttttattttgcactcggatcgtccccatggtttgattttgttacgtttttcgtccctacagtttggtcaaaattgcacgtttggtccctaactttatgtatgtaagggacgaaaaacacaacaaaatcaaaccatagggacgatccgagtgcaaaagaaaagttagacaccaaacgtgcaattttgaccaaaccatagagaCGATTTCAATAATTTACTCATGTTATTACGTTGTATTGGAAGGCAAAATCGAACGAATATGATTTTggttatatttatttaaaaaaacataaaaaacttaTTCGGTTATATATCTTAATTAAAATACGTATTTCATCTTAATCGCAAGTTCTAAATCGTATGgttaaaatgaaaatgaaaagaaATAGTGATATATCTTTTTGTAATAACAATAATTAACACTACTCTTGACATAAAAAAAACGTATAAATTGTTTAGATACATAATAACATCGTTGTTAAGGTGTTTTTAATACATATGACGGAAAAAACGGTTTTAGAACTAACGACCCAAATATACATTTGTTTTTATCTCATTAGTAgtgttaattattattaattcAAAAAGATATATCATTAACTCTTTCCATCTTCATTTTAAACATACAATTTAAAATTTGCGATTAAGGTTTAATACGTATTTTAAATAAGATATATAAccgaatatatatttttttatgttttttttaatacataaaaccgaTAAACGGTCCGATTGGACCAAATCAAAAACATATTCGACCAATTTTGTCTTCCAATACAACGTAATAATATAATATacgaaaacatattttttaaagacataaaaatatattttacttaaaataaatatataaaaatacatacaaattgtttgtaaaaactattttttttgtaatacgctaaaatacattttgttttatttaaaaaattatgttaaaaaatactttttttttaatttatttattgtttatttttaataatttcgTTATTATATAAATTAGTTTTAGAAAATGCATAAACCAAGTGAGCATTCAGCTCAATTGGTTAAGGTGCTGAGAAATTAAGGGAGTAGAGGTCACGAGTTTGAGCCTTCCCCCTTCCTTCAGCTAACGACTGAATACTAACTGAAGTTGGTAAAAAGTACCATCTGTGCAAGTTTTGCAAATCATAAGGACCATtcacattaaaaaaaaattaataaggaCTGACTTTATAACTTTTggtaaaccacaaggaccatttctaTAAATTTGTCTTGATTATATTATACATATTGTTATATTATTGTTTAGTCTAGTATATTCCAATTTAGGGTCGTCGTTTATTGTATTGTGTACATATGTGTTACATTTTAGAAGCTGTCAATTAATGAAAAGAAATTACCTTCATAATAAAAACAaacatgtttatattttattttatttggaaTGAGACATTATATTTATTTCTTGGTTTTCTCGTGCCAAAACGCTACCAAGTTGTTTTCTAATGTTAAAACAATTGTGTTTCCCATTAGGCCGAGGGGTATGGCTATCATATTTCCTTATTTTTTCTATGTAACTTCATTGACACATTATTTTTCTcttatttacctctcatcttctCATTGATAGGAAATTATCACTTATCACCCCATACATTCTTTTTAATTAagcatataaaattataatttaataattatataaatatttaatataataaaagaagaatatttcattaattaaataataaaaaacattacatagataaaaattaaaattaaacaaaaaaagtcTAGTTCTAgcattttttttcataaattctTTTTTTGCCGTTAAAACCGTAACGAGTTCGTCTCCCAAAAGATAGTcaacatttttatataaaaatttaatatcattatttttcttcgtgtgatttttgattttcttCTCACGCTTTTTCTTTCTTAGTCAATTTATCTTTCTCGAACTGCAAACACGCATCAAAattcaaattataaaaatttgGAGTTCATTGCCTTCATAAGTATTTTATCACCTTTGTCAACTTCCAATGCACTAGCCGAAGACACTTTTTTGCCCTATCTCTACCTATTAGGCTTACTATTTCTTCGAGTTTAAGCCCGTTATCTTGGTTCAAGTGAAAACCCGAAACAAGCATATGATAAAGTTGTGTAATTTGTCTCAAATTCTTTTGTTCTTTTTGATTCAACTTCTTCTTTTTTAATAAGTATTTACATTTTCGGcgattcttctttttcaaataAGTATATACATTTCTGCAAGCAGATAAGAACTTCCAAATGTTGATATATTTGAACGGCCCCCTATTGTCGTCTTAAACATTTTTTGCGTTGTCTCGAAAACGTTTGTATCACTTTACCAACTTTtcctttgacttttcaagttgTTATAGCTCCCGTTTAACTTTGTAACAACCTTGTTCACATCATGAAACTTTGTAGTCGATTGTTGTTTTTAACGCTACACATCACGATCCATTTCATTGTGAAACCATTTGGTAATACGCAACCCAAAATGACTAGTTGCTTGTGTCTTTCCGTGCTAAAAATCCTCGGATATATCAGTCcataatattttttctttttgtggTGTCCATTGTTGAGGGGATACCTTTTATTTTTTAGCGGAcgcttttccttttcctttgggTTGGATGGTCCGGGAATGGGCTCGGCTACGGTTTCGGGTGAGTTTGGTTGTGTTTCCCGACTAATCTCGCTTTCCGGCTCGGATGGGGGTTGACTTTCCGAAACGTATTTCGGGAGAGGGGAAAATTGTGAAATAAGGTTGGGTTTACGAGTGACATAGAGTAATAGTGTGATATATTTTGATAATTAAATTATTGGAGTTGAAAACATAGGAGGGTCTAGTTGTGGTCGATAAACGGACGTATCAAAAGCAAAAACATTTTGAATCAGTGTCGTTGAACATTTCAATGCGATTTGTTTTGATCGGATCTTGGGGTGTGATTGGTGAGAGAGTTGCTTGGATTCATTTTGCTaaatggaggtttgaataatggtagaaaatattagaaagttgagtgaaataaaGAGTAAAGATGTAATATTACAAGAGGGTGGTGGTGTTTACTACACCATCGCGGTTCCATGTCGCCTCTCTGTTGGTTGCGGGGCTAATACATCCAATGACCTTATAAGTATTCAAAAATATCAAGACaatctataaataattatttgtattttggaaacattattattattatatatgataTATGCGTATCATTAGTGTTATACTTTTTTTACCCTTCAATTCCAAACAAGAATCACGAGCTTATGATTCTTTTCCTCGTCAGTCCTCCCCGTGTTACCATTGTCGAGTCTTCCATATCCCTTCTTTTACTAATATGCCCTCGGTACTCTTTTCAAAATACCCAAATACTattattaattaatcaaacaTTATAATTATTTCCAACTAAGGATTAACATATATTAACCTATGTATATATAGGCAATAAACTTAACGTGAAGATTGTAAAGACTTGCATATTTAAAAAATAGTATAGCGAGGATAGGCATCATTAAATTTCTAACGACGAAAATAACATATTAAACACCAGGTATAAGTTATTTGTCAGTTCTGAAGCAGGAGTCAAGAAACAATTTGCAACGTTAATGTCGTGGTCCTCCTTGCATACCCTTATATTCACGCAATTCGATCGGCCAATGAGAGAATTTTAAATTCTagattaaactttcatatattatttgtctattaaCACATATATATGTTATTCGAACTTAAAAGGTGTAGAATGAATAAAACCTAATGGGTCATGatcaccttttttttatttttgtatttctTGGGATTTACACAAAACCAAGTATAGTGTTAAAACTGAATAAAAAGTTGTAGGAATCCGAGGACCATAATTTGAGGGAGTATTTGGTATTTTAGTCCAAATTAAATAGAGCATAAAAGAGCCATGTGTGACTACTGATCAGTAGCAAACACGTCAGTGATCAATGATTCGAGGGCTCATCTTCTCTTTATAATAATAAGATTCAGAGATAGTTGCAGGTTCATACTTCATATTCAAAGGAGGCAATTAACTAAACATGGTGTCAAGAGAGCACAAGAAAGCCACACTGCATGAGAAGCTGCAACTTCTTCGTTCTATCACAAACTCTCATGCAGTAATTCTCTGATCCGTTCCATTCATTGGCTTATAAATTTTTTCATCTTCTTCAATCATGCATATATATGCACATAAAACCTTTGATTATCAAAAGGATTATTATATTTGTTCCCTATATATTATGTAGTTTTTGGATCATCTCTGGAATCTCTGTTCGATCTTTGATTGGTTCTATATGTGTGAAATCCGATTAAGTTAATTAGTTGAAACCCCTTTAAATTATATATAGCTTTTAATCATGTATATAATCTGAATTTTTAAAAATCTATTGTATATATACTTGTTGCAGAAGAACGATTCATCGATCATACTAGATGCATCCAAGTACATCGAAGAGCTCAAACACAAAGTACAAATACTAAATCAAGATATAGCAAGCGGACAAAGCTCAAGCTACCAGAATTCATGGCCCCTGgtactatatatgtattttcattaatTAATGTTGGATTCGTCATGTCCCTATCAATATTCTTATTTTATGAGTTTCAAGTTCATTAATTATACGAGTGTGACTCATAAGATGCATAATAAAGATTAGAGATGAAAGAAAATTAGGTAAGGAATGAATCTCCATATATAGTATACATCACTTGTCGTTATTCATCTTTTTCTTTAAGACACGCAACTTAAGCTGTATATATACATTCAATTCACGCGTTTTTTAATTTGTAACTGAATCCATCGATTTTGCATGTTTGTATACGTTAATGATCATGTTGTAATATCTGTTGCAGGTAACAGTTGAATCTGTAGAAAAAGGTATACGAGTAAATCTTTACTCAGAAAGAAGCTGTCCAGGTCTACTGGTCTTTGTTTTGAAAGTTTTTGAAGAACTGAGTCTTAATGTATTGGAAGCTAGGG containing:
- the LOC111884006 gene encoding uncharacterized protein LOC111884006, whose protein sequence is MVSREHKKATLHEKLQLLRSITNSHAKNDSSIILDASKYIEELKHKVQILNQDIASGQSSSYQNSWPLVTVESVEKGIRVNLYSERSCPGLLVFVLKVFEELSLNVLEARVSCTGSFHLEALGDEIDENGESIDAQMVKHAISNAIENWTQNNHHQG